Part of the Pseudodesulfovibrio hydrargyri genome is shown below.
GCCGCTTGAAGGAGAAGTTCGGCGTGCTGCCGCCGAGGACGAACCGGGAACCGATGACAAAGTTGAAACCGTACTGCTGCAGGCCGATCATCAACGGCAGCAACTCCGGCGAGTGCTGCAGGTCCGCGTCCATCTGCAGGATGAGATCCGGGTCGAGTTCCTTGATCGCATGCGCGAAACCGCGCTTGTACGCCTCGCCCAGCCCCCGCTTTTGCCCTGAAATGACGTGCAGATGCGGATACCGAGCCTGAAGCCCCCTGACGACGCCGGCCGTTCCGTCCGGCGAATTGTCGTCCACAACCAGCACATGGAGTTCATGACTGGGAATCCTGTCCGCCTGCTCGAATATCCGCGGCAGCAGAATCCCGACGTTTTCCGATTCGTTGTAGGTGGGCAGGACGATACAGGCGATTTTCATGGGGGCTCCCTCCAAAATCGGTCCCGGGACACGATATGGAGCAGTATATTTTACGCTTTTTGATACTGAACCAGCAAGCCCCACAAATCAACCCCTATCTGCCCGCCGGAACGGGCGGATCCTATACGCCGTTCGCTCCGCCTCCCGCCACATGTCCGGCATTGCGTCCCAGAACGGGCATGGTCCCCGCACCCGTTCGCCGCGAGGCAAAAAAGAGGAGAGCCCAAACGGGCTCCCCTCATCCATTGCACGCTCGATTCTTGGACTAATAGCGGTAGTGATCGGGCTTGAACGGGCCTTCCACGTCCACGCCGATGTAGTCGGCCTGCTTCTTGGTCAGCTTCTCGAGCTTGACGCCGAGGCGGGCCAGGTGGAGCCGGGCCACTTCCTCGTCCAGCTTCTTGGGCAGGATCATGACCTTGGGCTCATAGTCGTTCTTGGCCAGGTCGATCTGGGCCAGGGCCTGGTTGGTGAAGGAGTTGGACATGACGAAGCTCGGATGGCCGGTGGCGCAGCCGAGGTTGACCAGACGGCCTTCGGCCAGGACAATGATGGACTTGCCGGACGGCATGGTCCACTTGTCCACCTGGGGCTTGACCTCCTTGCGCACGCAGCCCGGGGTCTTCTCCAGGTAGACCATCTCTATCTCGGAGTCGAAGTGGCCGATGTTGCACAGGATGGCCTCGTCCTTCATGGCCTCCATGTGCCGGCCGGTGACCACGTGGTAGTTGCCGGTGCAGGTGACGAAGATGTCGCCGCGGGAGGCGGCGTCGTCCATGGTGGTCACCTCGTAGCCCTCCATGGCGGCCTGCAGGGCGCAGATGGGGTCGATCTCGGTGACCAGCACGCGCGCGCCGAAGCCGCGCATGGACTGGGCGCAGCCCTTGCCCACGTCGCCGTAGCCGACCACGACCACGACCTTGCCCGCGACCATCACGTCGGTGGCGCGCTTGATGCCGTCGGCCAGGGACTCGCGGCAGCCGTACAGGTTGTCGAACTTGGACTTGGTCACCGAGTCGTTGACGTTGACGGCCGGGAAAAGCAGTTCGCCCGCGCGCTGCATCTCGTACAGGCGGTGCACGCCGGTGGTGGTTTCCTCGGATACGCCGCGCACCTTCTTGGAAATCTCGGTCCACTTGGTCGGGTTGGCCTTCACCGAGGCGGCCAGACGGTCCATGATGATCTGGAACTCATGGACGTCGTATCCCTTGTCCGCGATGGACGGGTCGGCCTCGACCTTGACGCCCTGGTGGATAAGCAGGGTGGCGTCGCCGCCGTCATCGACAATCAGGTCCGGGCCGGAGCCGTCGGGCCAGGTCAGGGCCTGCTCGGTGCACCACCAGTAGTCCTCCAGGGTCTCGCCCTTCCAGGCGAAGACCTTGGCCATGCCGGAGTCCGCGATGGCCGCGGCGGCATGGTCCTGGGTGGAAAAGATGTTGCAGGACGCCCAGCGGATGTCCGCGCCCAGGGCGTGCAGGCACTTGATCAGCATGGCGGTCTGGATGGTCATGTGCAGTGAGCCCGTGACCTTCAGCCCCTTGAGGGGCTTTTCCTGGCCGTATTTTTCGATGATGGCCATCAGGCCGGGCATCTCGCGCTCGGACAGCTGCATCTCGGTGTGGCCCCACTCGGCCAGGGACATGTCGGCCACCTTGCTCTCGCACTTGGGATCGACGGGCATGACGTTCTTGGACATAAATACCTCCGAATAAGAGATTGTTATCGTTTTTCGGCCTCGTACAGGACCACGACGAGGCCCATGTTGACCTTGAATTCCGTAACCGAACGGATATCGAAACGGGCTTCCTCGAGCCAGCCGCACATGCTCTCGCGGGGGATGCCCAGTCGGCGATCGCCGTACTCCGAGCGCATGAGCTCATTGTCGTGCTGGTCGAACTCGGCGATGAGCAGCCGTCCGCCGATCTTGAGCACGCGCCCGGCCTCGCGGATGGCGTCCAGCGGCATGGCCAGGTGGTGCAGGACCAGGGACATGACCGTGCAGTCCGCCTCCCAGTCGCGCAGGGGCAGGTGGGTCATCTCGCCGATGCGCAGGCTCATGTGGCCGTCGCCGGAGAACCGCTCCTCGGCCAGTTCGAGCATCTTGGGCGAGTTGTCCACGCCGATGACCGAGCGCGACGACCGGGCCAGGATCTCGAGCATGTCGCCCGTGCCGCAACCGATGTCCGCGGCGCAGTCGCACTCGGGCAGCCGGGCCTGGATCTCGCGGCCCAGGTCCAGATCGCCCAGGACCTCGGCGGTCATGCGGTCCCACTCGGGCGCGATGTCGTCGAAGAACTGGCGGGTGGCCGCCGTACGTTCCAGGATGACCTTCTCGGCCCGGTTCCGGTCCCGCTTGAGCTCGGGCTCGCCGGACATGAGCTCGCGCACGCCGTTCAGAAACGCCCGGCCCGGCCCGTCCTCACTGACCCGGTAAAAGGCCCACAGCCCCTCGCGGCGCACGCCCACCAGCCCGGACTCTGACAAAATCTTGAGGTGCCGCGAAATCCGCGACTGCCCCATCTCCATGACCTGGACGATTTCACCCACGTTGAGCTCGTATTCCAGCAGGACATTGACCAGGCGCACCCGGGTCTCATCCGACAACGCTTTGCAATACTTTATTATTTCCATTCGCTTCGCTCTATATCAGGATATCTTGATATACGGAACAGCCCATATCTACCCAAGAAGGACTCACCGGTCAAGGCGCTTTTCAGTTCGACATGTTGACATTTGTTCGTATATGATGAATAGATTTATTGATACGCATAAATAAAAGCATCTTTTGCAACCGGCATCGAGGGGGGTACGTCATGCAGGATAAGATGCACGAGCCCGATGAGACCGACACGGTTTCCTCGGGAGCGAACGATCATGCTCCGGAAACAGCCACGGGGGACGGACGTACGGCCGTCGTAACGTCCGAAAATTGCGCCTGCGGCGACAACCTCTCCTCGCCAGGGCAGGGAGAGGACTTGAATTCCGGCTGCTCATTCGTGGTCACAACCTTTCCCGAGCATATCAGCATATTCTTCGGCTTCCGAAAAGCGCCGTATCTTTTCTGGCTCATAGTGAGCGTGCTCCTGCTCATCGCGAGGATTCTGTCCATGGTTCTCTGCGACGAGGAGAACGGACGCTTTGCGGTCAACATCGTCAAATCCATCTTGCCGGGCGTATTGGCTATCTTGATCATCCATTACTCCAGACAGGCGAAAAATGTCGCCAACGCCTTCTGCGAACTCTTTACCCATGCGCACAAAGAGAGAATGATCAAAGATGTCAACCGGCGTATCCGCTTAGTCTTTAACAATCGCTACATGCTCATTACCGGTGCCGTTCTCACCGTCCCCTTTTGCCTGTTCCTGCAATCCACGCAAATCTACCCGACCCCCACCCACAACATCATACACAAGGCTGGCGTCCGAGACCGACTGAGCGTCAACGTCGGCCTGACCAAATACCGCACGCTTCCGCAGGACGTGGTTGCGAACGCAGCGGTGAGCGAAGCGGAGAACGGCAAAACGGGCGGACAGGCCATCTTGGCCAAGGACCCGGCCATCTGGGGTTGGGTGCAACTGCCGCTGGGCAAGGTCATCCATTTGGCCGCAGAATTTGATGCTGAAAAGGACAAGGGAGAAAAGTGGTACAAGTTCCTCACCGACCCACCTCAGGAAACTTACGCCCCCCATCTTCCGACCCCGACCCATGACGAAGACCTGGGATTGGTGGTGGACGAAAATAGGCGAGCCGAAATCGACCCCGAATGGGATCAATATTTCGGAAAGAAGAACAAGGCATACCAGCCCCTGACCGCGAAAGAAAACACTGCCGCCAAGAAAAACCGTGCTCAACACCTGATGCTACTTGGCGACTTCTACTTCAACACTCCTGTAGACGACCTCTGGGCATACTCGCAATGGACATACCAGTCCGTCATGCTGCTGCTCCTGTTCCTGGGGGGAGCCATGATATGGTGTGTCGGATCCATCATCGTCGTCACCTGGAACATCGGCAGGTGTCCTCCTGACGAGGACGTAAACCCGTTTTCCCGGATGGATCTTACGTTTTATCCTCATCCAGGGGAAAGTATCGGGGCCGCCGGAGACCTTTTGTGGCAAATCGCCTTTATTACCGGTTCCATCTATTCTTTGGTCATGGTCTGCCAATTCTTCGCTCAACCGGATACACGGTCCATGATCCTTGCAGGCATGTTCAGCCCTTTGGTCGTCATCCTGTTCATCGTCCCGCAGTACAACCTGCACAAGCTCATGGTCGATGCAAAATATCGCAAGATAAGTGAGTTGGACGAGACGTTGTCCAAGTCGCTGGAAGCGATAAATCCGAAATCGTCTCCCGATGATATCAACAGAGCCAGAAACATCCTGCTGCTACAAAAAATCATGTCCGAGGCGAACGACTGGCCGTGCGATCTAAAATCCATCGCCATGGTGGTTAGTAGCGTCATCATACCAGTATTCATGGCTATTTTTACATTGTACGACCACTTCAAGTAGCGCCCTCATTCCTCCGGCAACGGCCCGCCCGAGGAAACCGTTGCCGGAGGAATGAGAGGGCATTGCTCTTCTTTTGTGGATTGCCTCCGACGCCCTCCTTCTGAAAAGGGTTATCGGAAACATCCAAAATGGTTGGTGCCGCTTCGCGAGGAACGTGCGCAATACAATGCTCCTCCTTTGTCGCATTGCCTCGCCCTCGCCCGCAGGCCTCCTCGCCATGCAGCGCACCTCGTCTCATTTTGCAAACTTTGTACGGCCGGGTTTATGCTTGCGAAAGCCGGAGGATTTTTGCGATAGTATGCTAGGACATTCGCCAAGCCGGCTGGCGAAACGCGGCATGGACTCCATCGGCCGGACAAGGAGCTGGGCATGTTCAAAAAGATTTTGTTGGCGGTGACCCCGCAGATCGATACGCAGACCGCGCCCAGGGCGGCCTTTGAGTTGGCCCGTTCACGCAATGCGGAAGTGGTCCTGTTCCACTCCCTGCCCCTGGAGCGGGACGCGTGGTGCTGTTTTGACGACCAGACGGACCGGGACCGGCTGCTGGCCGCGACCGAGGCCAAGATAGCGGAATTCTACAAGGACGATCTCAAGGACATCCGCCACTCCATCCGGGTGTCCACGGGCAACGCGCACGAGCGGATGCTCAAGATCATCCACGCCGAGGACATCGACCTCATCGTCATGGGCCACCACACCCAGCCGCCTCACCGTGCGGACCGCATGTGGGGCGTGGTGGACACGACCATCCGCAAGGTCTGCGCCAACGTGTTCTGCCCGGTCATGGTGGTCACCAACCCCGTGCCCGCCGGGGCTCGGATCAAGCGCATCGTCATGGCCACGGACTTTTCCACCCCGTCGGATTCGGCCCTGTGCTACGCGGTGCAGATGGCTTCGTCCTTCGGCGCGCACCTGGACATCTTCCACGTCCTGGACGTGGGCCAGGTCACGCCCAACCCGGCCTACTACATGCAGTCCATGCAGGTTTTCATCGACAAGGCCGTCGGCCGCATGCAAAGCCGGTACGCCCGGGCGCTGGAAGGCGTCAGCCACGAATTCCACTGCTGGGAGGGCGTGCCGTACGTGGAGATCCTCAAGCAGGCCCGCTGGCAGGAGGCGGACATGGTCATCATGGCCCAATACTCGTCCAGCGAGGACCACGCCAAGCCCTCGGTGGGATCCACCACCATCCAGGTGGCGCTCTCGCCGGGCTGCCCGTCCGTACTGGTCAATTACCGCGCCCGCACATGCATCTAGGAGGGAGTATGGCCCGCATCGCCCACGTTCTCGCCTGCCTGGCCTGCCTGCTGCCGGTCTGCGCCTGCGGCGTGCCCATGCAGCGGGTCCCGGTGTCCACCGATCCGCTGGGCGCGACCGTGTACGCGGACGGTGAAAAGAAGTGCTCGGCCACACCCTGCTCGGTCAACCTGGACCGGCAATCCGACCACCTGCTGACTATCGTCAAGGACGGATACGAGCAGGAGGAGATTGTGCTGCGCCGCCGGTTCAAACCGGAAAGGGCCATCCGCGACGGGGTCGTTTCCGGGATGATCCTGGGCGACGGCCCGGGGGGCGTGGCCTCCCGAACGGCCAAGAAGGTGGACGAGCAGGAGCGCACCGGCGAGGCCTACGAGCTCGAACCGTCCATCGTGACCATCAAACTGACGCCCAAGGGCGCGGGAATCTGATCCATGGCTTATCGACGCACGACCGACCGCCCCGGGCGGCGGCGGAAGACCCAGCGCGTGGGCGAGGCCCTGCCCACCCTGCTCAGGGGGCTGGACAGGGCGGGCGGCCGCGACCTGGTCCGGCTCTGGCGGGCCTGGGACGAACTGCTCGGCGACGTGGCCGGCATGGCCCGGCCCCTGGGACATCGCGGCGGGCGGCTGGTCCTGGCCGCTGACGACCCCATCGTCATGCAGGAGGCCCAATTTCTCGGCCCGATGATCCTTGAGCGGGTCAACGGTTTTTTGGGCAAGGAAGTCTTTGACAAGGTGGTATTCGAACTGCTAAACGGCAGAGTTCCTTTGGACGGAGAGATCCGGCCGGAGGCCCCTGAGCCTCCGAGGAAACTTAAAAAACCTGAGAAGTTAGGCAGCCTAAATGGGAAGCTGGACCCGGATTCGCCAGTCGGCAGATGTTACCGGGCATACCAGCGCATGTTTGACGACTCGTAAACGAATTCCGCCGCAGGGCATTTTTTAAGGAGTACACCATGAGTGAAGAAGTAAAAGAGATTTCCTTTGACGAGCTTGGCCTGACCAAGCCGCTGGAAAAGATGACCGCCAAGGAGCTGCGTGCCCTGTGCATGGAGAAGCTCCCCATGATCACCGGTGCTTCCGGCAAGGAAAAGGATGAGCTGGTCGCCGAGATCAAGGAAGTCTTCGGCATCGTCGACGAGGAGCAGATCTCCCCGTACAAGAAGCAGATCCACGAGATCAAGCGGCAGATCCGCGCCCTGCGCGTGCAAAAGAGCGAGACCGAGGGCCGCGCCCAGCGCGACCGCCTGCGCCGTCAGATCACCAAGCTGAAGAAACGCACCCGTCGGCTCGCCCGCGCCGTGTAAATTCCGCAAAAAAGAAGTTGACATAAAGAGGCCCAACCCTTAAATCAACTTCTCGCTGCTGGGCTGTCGTTCAATTGGCAGGACGACGGGTTCTGGCTCCGTTAATCAAGGTTCGAGTCCTTGCAGCCCAGCCAAATTTGCGTCCCCATCGTCTAGCCTGGTCCAGGACGGCGGCCTTTCACGCCGTTAACAGGGGTTCAAATCCCCTTGGGGACGCCATTAAGCCAGTTGAAGGCCTTGCGCATACCGCGCAAGGCCTTTTTCTTTGTCCGGCTGACACAGCCAACCGGCGCCCGCCCCGAACACTGCCCTTCCCGCCCCGTGCTTCCAACCGACCTCTTCCCCCGCCTCCATTATGCCTGTTCCGACATAATTGTGCGGAATCATTGTATTGTTTTGTTCATTTGCTTCGGTTTCAACCTGTCCATAGGTTGAAAATGGCGCGGAAGCCCGGCGATCGCGGAAGGGTCGACAGCCCCCTTTGAAACGTGGAGGCGTGAAGGCCGCCGAGCCGGTTCCCCTCGGGAACATCTTCCGAGGGACGCGACCAGAGGGAAGGCATGCACGCTATTGGAACCACATATCACCCCGGGCCGGTGCCGCCGGTCCGGCGATACTGAGGGGGGCCGCATGGGCGCCGGGTCCGGTTTCCTTCTCCGCACGCTCGCGGGAGCGTCCTCTAACCGCACACGCCGCACTCCGCCGGTTCTCCGGGCCGGTGTCCTTCCTCTTCCCCTTTCCCGGCATCCCTTCCGCCGTCCCATCCCTGGTTTCGCGCCCGTTTCGAGAGCAACCCGCACGTGCGGGATTCGCCATACAGTCGATGGAGGATTCAATGTCCGAATCAATGCGTAACGCGACGCCATCCGACCCTGCGGCCGCCCGCGCCCCGTTCTCGGGACTCGGGCAGGCCATGCGGGCGGTGGAGGCCGTGGCCCTGTCCTATAGCCCCCGCTGGGAGGAGGAGCCCGCCGCCGTGCGGCCGGTCCGCCCGCGGCCGGCCGAGGCATACGGCTACGACCTGCAATGCCGTCTGTGCAGGGAAACGCGGGCCGGATGACCATCTAACCAAAGGAGTGGATATGAGCGTCAACAGAAGAAGCTTTCTCAAACTGGCCGCAGTGGCCGCCGCGTCGTCGGCGTTCGGCGGGTTGGGATTCGCGGCCGATGCCAAGGCCGTGGACCGGATCGCCATGCTGCAGCCCAAATGGAGCAAGCAGACCACCTCGGTATGCTGCTATTGCGCCGTGGGCTGCGGCCTGATCGTCAACACCGACCTCAAGACCAAGCGGGCCGTCAACGTCGAGGGCGACCCGGACCATCCCATCAACGAGGGCGCGACCTGCGCCAAGGGCGCGTCCATCTGGCAGTTGGCCGAGAATCGGGAGCGCCCGCCCCGCCCGCTGTACCGCGCTCCCTACTCGTCCGAGTGGAAGGAGGTCTCCTGGGACTGGGCGCTGGGTGAGATCGCGAAAAGGGTCAAGAAGACGCGCGACGAGAGCTTCACCGAAAAGAACGCCAAGGGACAGGTGGTCAACCGCTGCAACGGGCTGGCCTCGGTCGGCTCGGCGGCCATCGACAACGAGGAGTGCTGGACCTTCCAGGCCATGCTCCGCGCCCTGGGCCTGGTCTGGATCGAACACCAGGCGCGCATCTGCCACAGCTCCACCGTGGCGGCGCTGGCCGAGACCTTCGGCCGCGGAGCCATGACCAACCACTGGAACGACATCGCCAACAGCGACTGCGTCCTGGTCATGGGCAGCAACGCCGCAGAAAACCACCCCATCTCCTTCAAGTGGGTGACCAAGGCCATGACCCGGGGAGCCAAGCTCATCCACGTGGACCCGCGCTTCACCCGCACCTCGGCCAAGGCCGACCTGTACTGCCAGCTGCGCGCCGGTTCGGACATCGCCGTGCTCGGCGGGTTGATCAAGTACATCCTGGACAACGACCTGATCCAGCGCGACTACGTGGTCAGCCACACCAACGCGACCTTCATCGTGGGCGACAAGTTCACCTTCGACGACGGCCTGTTCTCCGGCTACACCAAGAACGGCGACGACAAGGACTACGCCGGGTCCTACGATAAATCCCAGTGGGCCTTTGAAAAGGATGCCGACGGGCTGCCCAAGAAGGACCCGACCCTCAAGCATCCCCGCTGCGTCTACAACCTGCTCAAGAAGCACTACGCCCGCTACGATGTGGACAAGGTGGTCGGCACATCGGGCATCGACAAGGAAAACCTGCTCGAATTCTACAAGCTCTTCGCGGCCACGGGCAAGCCGGACAAGGCCGGGACCATCATGTACGCCATGGGCTGGACCCAGCACACCGTGGGCGTGCAGTACATCCGGACCATGGCCATGGTCCAGCTGCTGCTCGGCAACATCGGCGTGGCCGGGGGCGGGGTCAACGCCCTGCGCGGCGAGTCCAACGTCCAGGGGTCCACGGACCACTGTCTGCTGTGGCACATCCTGCCCGGCTACCTGGCCACCCCCAACGCGGCCCTCGACTCGTATGAAAAATACGTGACCGCCAAGGCCAAGCCGCACCTGGAAGGAGCCAAGGACCCCAAGAGCGCGGCCTGGTGGCAGTACTATCCCAAGTACATGGCCAGCTTCCTCAAGGCCATGTATCCCGAGGCCTCGCTGGACGACGGCTACCACTGGCTGCCCAAGGCCGAGGACGGCGAGACCTACACCTGGCTCCAGTTGTTCGAGCACATGGACAAGAAGGCGTTCACCGGACTCTTCGCCTGGGGCATGAACCCGGCCTGCGGCGGAGCCAACGCGGGCAAGAACCGCAGGGCCATGGCCAACCTGGACTGGATGGTCAACGTCAACATCTTCGACAACGAGACCGGCTCCTTCTGGCGCGGCCCGGGCGTCGATCCCAAGCAGATCAAGACCGAGGTCTTCTTCCTGCCGTGCTGCGTGTCCATCGAGAAGGAGGGGTCCGTGACCAACTCCGGCCGGTGGATGCAGTGGCGCTACCAGGGGCCGACCCCCAGGGGCGAATCCAAGTCCGACGGCCACATCATGACCGAGCTGTTCGAGGCCATCCGGAAACTGTACGCAAAGGAAGGCGGGGCCTTCCCCGAGCCCATCAAGTCTCTGTCCGTGGAGATGTGGAAGAAGGACGGGGAGTACAATGCCCACAACGTGGCCAAGCTGATCAACGGCTACTTCCTCAAGGACGTGACCATCAAGGGCAAGACCTACAGGAAGGGCACCCTGGTGCCGAGCTTCGCCCTGCTCCAGGATGACGGCTCCACCGCCTCGGGCAACTGGCTGTACTGCAACTCCTACACCGAGGACGGCAACCGGGCCGCCCGCCGCAGCACGGAGCAGACCCCGGAGCAGGCAAAGATCGGGCTGTTCCCCAACTGGTCGTGGTGCTGGCCGGTCAACCGTCGGATCATCTACAACCGGGCCTCCTGCGACAACACGGGCAAGCCCTACGCCCCGCAGAAGCCGGTGGTGATCTGGAACGGGGAGAAGTGGATCGGCGACGTGCCGGACGGCGGCTGGGCCCCGGGCACCAAATACGCCTTCATCATGAAGCCCCACGGCCACGGCCACGTCTTCGGACCGGGCCGGGCCGACGGTCCCTTCCCCGAGCACTACGAGCCCATGGAGACCCCGTTCAAGGCGCACGAGTTCTCGAGCCAGCTGAACAACCCCACGGCCCTGCGCTTCGCCCGCGAACCCATGGCCGTGGCCGATCCCAAGTACCCGTACGTGGCCACGACCTACCGCGTGACCGAGCACTGGCAGACCGGTCTGATGACCCGCCACACCCCGTGGCTGCTCGAGACCATGCCGCAGATGTTCGTGGAGATGAGCGAGGAGCTCGCCAAGGAAAAGGGCATCGAGAACGGCGAAAAGGTCATGGTCGAGTCCATCCGGGGCAACATCTGGGCCATCGCCATGGTCACCAAGCGGATGCACCCGCTGAAGATCATGGGCAAGACCGTGTACCAGCTCGGCATGCCGTGGTGCTTCGGCTGGCAGATGCCCCACGACGGCGGGGGCGGCGATTCGTCCAACCTGCTGACCCCGTCCGTGGGCGACCCCAACACCGGCATCCCCGAAACCAAGGTCTTCGTGGCCAACGTCCGCAAGATGTAAGGAGAACGCTATGAACGGTAAATCATTCCTGGTCGATCTGACCCGCTGCACGGCGTGCCGGGGCTGCCAGATCGCCTGCAAGCAATGGAAGAAGCTCCCGGCCGAGAAGACCATCAACTGGGGTTCGTACCAGAACCCCAAGGACCTGTCGTCCAAGACCATCCGGCTCGTCCGCTTCTCCGAGGTCGTGGACAACGGCACCCTGCGCTGGCTGTTCTTCCCGGAACAGTGCCGCCACTGTCTGGAGGCCCCCTGCTCCACCGTGCCCGACAACCCCGAGGCGATCCTCCACGACAAGGAGACCGGGGCCGTGGTCTACACCGAACTGACGGCCAAGGAGGACGGCGAATCCATCCGCATGGCCTGCCCCTACGACATCCCCAGGGTGGATCCCGAGACCAAGGTGGTGAACAAGTGCGACATGTGCATCGACCGGGTCCGGGCGGGCAAACTCCCGGCCTGCGTCCAGGCCTGCCCCACCGGGACCATGAACTTCGGCGACCGCGAGGACATGCTCAAGCTGGCCGAGGAACGGCTGGCCGCCGCCCAGGAGAAATACCCCGACGCCATGCTGGTGGACCCGGAGGAGACCCGGGTCATCTATCTGGCCGCGGTCGATCCGGCGAGCTACTACGACTACCTGGAGGCCGACGCCTCGGACGTCATGCCCGATTCCCTGACCAGAAAGCAGTTCCTGGCCAAGCTGGGCAGGCCGATCCGGACCATGCGCTCCTAGACAACCCCCGTGCCCCCGATAAGGGGGCGTGGACCCTCAGTACCGTCGGCCCGGCCCCACCGCCGGGCCGACACTTTTATGGGGAAGCCGGACTATTTCCAAAGTCCCTGTCGCATTTGCCACAACGGCTCCGGGACGGTACCGTGGCGGCGTTGTCGAAACGGCCGTTCAACACAAACGGGCAGGCGGCTTTCAGGCTGCATGCTCCCGTCGGGAGGTCAGGTGAATCGAATCGAGCGACTGCAGGGGCTGATCCTCTATCTGCAATCCAGGCGCTATGCCACGGCGGCGGACATGGCCGACCACTTCGGCCTGAGCGTGCGGACCATCTACCGCGACCTCAAGGCCCTGGGCGAGGTGGGGGTGCCCATCCTGGCCGAGTCGGGCGTGGGCTACTCCCTGATGAAGGGGTACAGTCTGCCGCCCGTGAACTTCACCAAGGCCGAGGCCTTCGCCCTGGTCACCGGCGGCCTGCTTCTGCAGCGCCATGCGGCCCCGGACTTCCGCAGGCACATGGAAACGGCCCTGCGGAAGATCAAGGCCGCCCTGCCCGCCGCCGAACGGGCCGAGACGGACCGGATCGAGAACAGCATGGCCAGCATCGCCCAGGCCGCCGTCCCGGAGCAGGCCGACCTCTCGCTCATCCAGCGGGCCCTGGGCACGCACCGGGTCCTGCGCTTCCAATACCAGGGATACGGCAAGACCGAGGCCGAGACGCGCGAGGTCGAGCCGCGCGGCCTGCTCTACTATCTCGGCCGCTGGCACCTCATCGCCTGGTGCCGGTCGCGCGGGGGATTCCGGGATTTCCGCACCGACCGGATGCGCGGCCTGGAGATTCTGCCCCAGGGGTTCACCCCGGGCGAGGAGTTCGACCCGGCCGCCTACGTGCGCGAGCACATGCCCGCCCCGGACCTGCTGGTGCGGGCGCGGTTCGAGGCGGACGTCCTGGACAGGGCCCGGCGGGAATGGTGGATGGGGCTGGTGGAGGAGCGAATCGAGGCCGACAGCGGCGAGTTGGTCCTGCGCACCCCGGATCTCGAGACCGTCGCCTCCTGGCTGCTCTCCTTCGGCGCTTCGGCCACCGTGCTCGACCCGCCCCGGCTCCGCCAGATGCTGGCCGAGCGGGCGGAGGCCGCCGCCGCGCACCATCGCCGCACGCCTGACCGGGCCGGCGGCCGAAAAGCCTCTAGCGCGTGAACACGATCTTGCCGCGCGTGCGCCCCTCGACCATGGTCCTGACGCCCTCTCCGGCCCGCTCCATGGGGAGCACGTCGCCGATCTGCGGGACGATGGACGCCCCCACCACCAGCCCGAGCAGGTCGCGCATCTCCTCCAGGGTGCCCATGATGGTCCCGGCGACGGTCAGCTGGTTGACGATCACCGGAAGCAGGTCCATTTCCACGCGCCGCCCGGTGGTCATGCCCATGGCGACCACGGTGCCGCCGCGTTTGACCGACGCGAGCGAATGCGCCCAGGTGGCCTTGCCCACGCTGTCGAAGACCGCATCCG
Proteins encoded:
- the ahcY gene encoding adenosylhomocysteinase; amino-acid sequence: MSKNVMPVDPKCESKVADMSLAEWGHTEMQLSEREMPGLMAIIEKYGQEKPLKGLKVTGSLHMTIQTAMLIKCLHALGADIRWASCNIFSTQDHAAAAIADSGMAKVFAWKGETLEDYWWCTEQALTWPDGSGPDLIVDDGGDATLLIHQGVKVEADPSIADKGYDVHEFQIIMDRLAASVKANPTKWTEISKKVRGVSEETTTGVHRLYEMQRAGELLFPAVNVNDSVTKSKFDNLYGCRESLADGIKRATDVMVAGKVVVVVGYGDVGKGCAQSMRGFGARVLVTEIDPICALQAAMEGYEVTTMDDAASRGDIFVTCTGNYHVVTGRHMEAMKDEAILCNIGHFDSEIEMVYLEKTPGCVRKEVKPQVDKWTMPSGKSIIVLAEGRLVNLGCATGHPSFVMSNSFTNQALAQIDLAKNDYEPKVMILPKKLDEEVARLHLARLGVKLEKLTKKQADYIGVDVEGPFKPDHYRY
- a CDS encoding ArsR/SmtB family transcription factor; the protein is MEIIKYCKALSDETRVRLVNVLLEYELNVGEIVQVMEMGQSRISRHLKILSESGLVGVRREGLWAFYRVSEDGPGRAFLNGVRELMSGEPELKRDRNRAEKVILERTAATRQFFDDIAPEWDRMTAEVLGDLDLGREIQARLPECDCAADIGCGTGDMLEILARSSRSVIGVDNSPKMLELAEERFSGDGHMSLRIGEMTHLPLRDWEADCTVMSLVLHHLAMPLDAIREAGRVLKIGGRLLIAEFDQHDNELMRSEYGDRRLGIPRESMCGWLEEARFDIRSVTEFKVNMGLVVVLYEAEKR
- a CDS encoding universal stress protein → MFKKILLAVTPQIDTQTAPRAAFELARSRNAEVVLFHSLPLERDAWCCFDDQTDRDRLLAATEAKIAEFYKDDLKDIRHSIRVSTGNAHERMLKIIHAEDIDLIVMGHHTQPPHRADRMWGVVDTTIRKVCANVFCPVMVVTNPVPAGARIKRIVMATDFSTPSDSALCYAVQMASSFGAHLDIFHVLDVGQVTPNPAYYMQSMQVFIDKAVGRMQSRYARALEGVSHEFHCWEGVPYVEILKQARWQEADMVIMAQYSSSEDHAKPSVGSTTIQVALSPGCPSVLVNYRARTCI
- a CDS encoding PEGA domain-containing protein, with the translated sequence MARIAHVLACLACLLPVCACGVPMQRVPVSTDPLGATVYADGEKKCSATPCSVNLDRQSDHLLTIVKDGYEQEEIVLRRRFKPERAIRDGVVSGMILGDGPGGVASRTAKKVDEQERTGEAYELEPSIVTIKLTPKGAGI
- a CDS encoding DUF721 domain-containing protein — its product is MAYRRTTDRPGRRRKTQRVGEALPTLLRGLDRAGGRDLVRLWRAWDELLGDVAGMARPLGHRGGRLVLAADDPIVMQEAQFLGPMILERVNGFLGKEVFDKVVFELLNGRVPLDGEIRPEAPEPPRKLKKPEKLGSLNGKLDPDSPVGRCYRAYQRMFDDS